From one Dermacentor andersoni chromosome 1, qqDerAnde1_hic_scaffold, whole genome shotgun sequence genomic stretch:
- the LOC126516582 gene encoding uncharacterized protein isoform X1: protein MIGTAAISSALFFAVLANAGTLRGGYGGAAIGGLGAVGVGIGGGYAGRGYLAGGGGGYYGGGYRAYEDNRPRPYSFGYVAQGADGSSSRQEVGDGSGSVQGVYTLSTPEGGQRKVKYTADAAGFRAVVDTNEPGTQSESPADVALRSSSPPAYLLASKYGAAGSYAGARPRVVYGGAGGLYGAGVAGYGGAGLYGGLGGRVYAGGAGVGVLGKHGGGVGWH from the exons ATGATAGGCACG GCAGCGATCTCCTCCGCCCTCTTCTTCGCCGTCCTGGCCAACGCCGGTACTCTCCGCGGTGGATACGGTGGCGCTGCTATCGGCGGTCTCGGAGCAGTCGGCGTTGGGATCGGAGGCGGCTACGCCGGACGTGGCTACCTCGCCGGCGGCGGTGGCGGATACTACGGAGGG GGTTACAGGGCCTACGAAGACAACAGGCCGAGGCCGTACAGCTTCGGCTACGTCGCTCAGGGAGCGGACGGGTCCAGCTCTCGCCAGGAGGTCGGCGACGGCAGCGGCAGCGTCCAGGGAGTCTACACCTTGAGCACGCCGGAAGGTGGCCAGCGGAAGGTCAAGTACACGGCCGACGCGGCAGGCTTCCGCGCCGTAGTCGACACCAACGAGCCCGGCACGCAGAGCGAGAGCCCCGCCGACGTGGCCCTGCGTTCGTCCTCGCCGCCGGCCTACCTGCTCGCCTCCAAGTACGGCGCCGCCGGGTCGTACGCCGGGGCCAGACCGCGAGTTGTGTACGGGGGCGCCGGCGGGCTGTACGGAGCGGGCGTCGCCGGTTACGGGGGCGCTGGCCTTTACGGCGGCCTCGGCGGCCGAGTCTACGCCGGTGGAGCCGGTGTCGGAgtgctcggaaagcacggcggtGGCGTCGGCTGGCACTAG
- the LOC126516582 gene encoding uncharacterized protein isoform X2 has product MWKAAISSALFFAVLANAGTLRGGYGGAAIGGLGAVGVGIGGGYAGRGYLAGGGGGYYGGGYRAYEDNRPRPYSFGYVAQGADGSSSRQEVGDGSGSVQGVYTLSTPEGGQRKVKYTADAAGFRAVVDTNEPGTQSESPADVALRSSSPPAYLLASKYGAAGSYAGARPRVVYGGAGGLYGAGVAGYGGAGLYGGLGGRVYAGGAGVGVLGKHGGGVGWH; this is encoded by the exons ATGTGGAAG GCAGCGATCTCCTCCGCCCTCTTCTTCGCCGTCCTGGCCAACGCCGGTACTCTCCGCGGTGGATACGGTGGCGCTGCTATCGGCGGTCTCGGAGCAGTCGGCGTTGGGATCGGAGGCGGCTACGCCGGACGTGGCTACCTCGCCGGCGGCGGTGGCGGATACTACGGAGGG GGTTACAGGGCCTACGAAGACAACAGGCCGAGGCCGTACAGCTTCGGCTACGTCGCTCAGGGAGCGGACGGGTCCAGCTCTCGCCAGGAGGTCGGCGACGGCAGCGGCAGCGTCCAGGGAGTCTACACCTTGAGCACGCCGGAAGGTGGCCAGCGGAAGGTCAAGTACACGGCCGACGCGGCAGGCTTCCGCGCCGTAGTCGACACCAACGAGCCCGGCACGCAGAGCGAGAGCCCCGCCGACGTGGCCCTGCGTTCGTCCTCGCCGCCGGCCTACCTGCTCGCCTCCAAGTACGGCGCCGCCGGGTCGTACGCCGGGGCCAGACCGCGAGTTGTGTACGGGGGCGCCGGCGGGCTGTACGGAGCGGGCGTCGCCGGTTACGGGGGCGCTGGCCTTTACGGCGGCCTCGGCGGCCGAGTCTACGCCGGTGGAGCCGGTGTCGGAgtgctcggaaagcacggcggtGGCGTCGGCTGGCACTAG